The following proteins are encoded in a genomic region of Chloracidobacterium sp.:
- a CDS encoding SDR family oxidoreductase has protein sequence MNKVVLITGSSSGIGLHTAKLFQAKNWKVAATMRHPESADELKQIVDIECIRLDVTDPGSIRAAIAAAIEKFGRIDAVVNNAGYSLTGAFEAATPEQIEKQFQTNVFGLMNVCREILPYFRSEKRGTIVNIASVGGRMTFPLYSLYNSTKWAVEGFSESLQYELEQFNIRVKVIEPGPIRTDFYDRSQDLTHKEGLTAYDAITARAMPNMLRAGETAPDGAVVAQKIYEAVSDGTKRLRYGVNTKGILTLRRFLPDAAFFSIIRRIILK, from the coding sequence ATGAACAAAGTTGTGCTAATAACGGGATCGTCGAGTGGCATTGGTCTGCACACGGCCAAGCTATTTCAGGCTAAGAACTGGAAGGTCGCGGCGACTATGCGTCATCCCGAGAGTGCCGACGAACTCAAACAGATCGTCGATATCGAGTGTATACGCCTTGACGTGACCGACCCGGGATCGATCCGTGCCGCGATCGCTGCGGCGATCGAAAAATTTGGCCGCATCGACGCCGTGGTCAATAACGCCGGTTACAGCCTGACCGGAGCATTTGAGGCGGCAACGCCGGAGCAGATCGAAAAGCAGTTTCAGACCAATGTCTTTGGACTTATGAACGTTTGCCGCGAGATATTGCCGTATTTTCGCTCCGAAAAACGCGGGACGATCGTCAATATTGCGTCGGTCGGCGGCCGAATGACCTTTCCGCTCTACAGCCTTTATAATTCGACCAAGTGGGCCGTCGAGGGGTTTTCGGAATCGCTGCAATACGAGCTCGAACAATTTAACATTCGCGTTAAGGTCATCGAACCGGGCCCCATCCGAACCGATTTTTACGACCGCTCGCAGGACCTCACCCACAAGGAAGGCTTGACTGCTTATGACGCGATAACCGCCCGGGCAATGCCAAATATGCTGCGTGCCGGCGAAACTGCACCCGACGGGGCGGTTGTCGCCCAAAAGATTTACGAAGCCGTCAGCGACGGCACAAAGCGGCTAAGATACGGCGTAAACACTAAGGGAATCCTTACGCTCAGACGCTTTTTGCCTGACGCTGCATTCTTTTCTATTATCCGAAGAATTATTCTTAAATAG
- a CDS encoding exonuclease SbcCD subunit D: MKFLHIADVHLGCTRYQLAESPRDFFDAWVDVLRRYAIDEKVDFVIMCGDFFHKRIVPPETMNYAVEGLKMVKDAGIPVIAIEGNHDQKYNDSAFSWLRSLAAWDLMILLEPRTVEGKMVYDEWNADARSGGYIDIGRARIFGSEWYGASGNWAIPMLTDAIADSRRDGAFHLLMLHTDVEGHQTHPIPALSIDALKQLKSVTEYVGLGHTHKHYEIDNWAFNPGSIEITNISEFRETRGVFVVEVGEDNTVDARHIEDYHYRPFQQLQFNVTGYADARAVTEDILKRVDVEARRAEDGKPQPIIEISLRGQLGFPNSLLEMTKIRDQVRAMTGALHVRIKNHTVPAEFVETDDTADDIGREKLERRVVEDLINRDNRYKTRSDDVTDAVIGAKRMALGDDEPQKIADFLAVKLG, from the coding sequence ATGAAGTTCCTGCATATCGCAGACGTGCATCTTGGGTGTACACGGTACCAACTTGCCGAGAGCCCGAGGGATTTTTTCGACGCGTGGGTCGATGTTCTGCGGCGTTATGCCATCGACGAAAAGGTCGATTTTGTCATAATGTGCGGTGATTTTTTTCACAAGCGAATTGTACCGCCCGAGACGATGAATTATGCCGTTGAAGGCCTCAAAATGGTGAAAGATGCCGGGATCCCGGTCATCGCGATCGAGGGCAATCACGATCAGAAATACAATGACAGTGCATTTAGCTGGCTGCGTTCGCTTGCCGCCTGGGATCTGATGATCCTGCTCGAACCGCGAACAGTCGAGGGTAAAATGGTCTATGACGAATGGAACGCCGACGCCCGCAGCGGCGGATACATTGATATAGGACGAGCTAGGATATTTGGCTCGGAGTGGTACGGTGCGTCCGGAAACTGGGCGATCCCTATGCTGACCGATGCGATCGCCGATAGTCGCCGCGACGGTGCATTTCATCTATTGATGCTGCACACCGACGTCGAAGGGCATCAGACCCATCCGATACCGGCACTGTCGATCGATGCACTAAAACAGCTAAAGTCGGTGACCGAATATGTCGGGCTTGGCCATACACACAAGCATTACGAGATCGACAACTGGGCATTCAATCCAGGGTCGATCGAGATCACGAATATCAGTGAGTTTCGCGAAACGCGGGGCGTATTTGTCGTCGAGGTCGGCGAAGACAATACGGTCGATGCGAGACATATCGAGGACTATCATTATCGGCCGTTTCAACAGCTACAGTTTAATGTGACGGGCTATGCTGACGCGCGAGCGGTGACCGAAGACATCCTCAAACGCGTCGATGTCGAGGCTCGACGGGCAGAGGACGGCAAACCGCAACCCATCATTGAGATCAGTCTTCGTGGACAGCTTGGATTTCCAAACTCGCTACTCGAGATGACCAAGATCCGCGATCAGGTCCGGGCAATGACCGGTGCACTACACGTCCGGATCAAGAATCATACGGTGCCGGCGGAGTTCGTTGAGACTGATGACACCGCCGACGATATCGGCCGGGAAAAATTAGAACGCCGCGTGGTCGAAGATCTGATCAACCGCGATAACCGTTATAAAACGAGATCTGACGACGTGACGGACGCCGTGATCGGAGCCAAACGAATGGCGCTCGGTGACGACGAACCGCAGAAGATCGCTGATTTTTTAGCCGTAAAACTGGGCTAG
- a CDS encoding LON peptidase substrate-binding domain-containing protein: MNSSLDKVAGINDLPIFPLPLVIMPNEILPLHLFERRYRQMLDDIGGVGGIFGITLLDHESSLSERPEVGSVGCAAEIRDVQTMDDGRSNIIIIGVARYRLVDLIDDDKPYLYGDVAFFEDEPDESGDPENLAGEVFDLFMRMANAVSKINGSRIKLPEISRSDPESLSFLAAATLGFENELKYRLLEMTSTVERLESIRKTLIQSVKQIEDRTDIVAAAKTNGHSKKKLDI; encoded by the coding sequence ATGAATAGTTCACTGGATAAAGTTGCAGGCATTAACGATCTGCCGATCTTTCCGCTCCCGCTGGTGATAATGCCAAACGAGATTCTGCCGCTGCATCTCTTCGAACGCCGTTATCGGCAGATGCTTGACGACATCGGCGGCGTCGGCGGCATTTTCGGTATCACACTTTTGGATCACGAAAGCAGCCTTTCGGAAAGGCCGGAGGTGGGGTCGGTCGGGTGTGCCGCCGAGATACGCGATGTCCAGACGATGGACGACGGGCGTTCGAATATCATCATTATCGGGGTTGCCCGGTATCGACTGGTGGATCTGATCGACGACGATAAGCCGTATCTGTACGGCGATGTCGCGTTTTTTGAGGACGAACCGGACGAGAGCGGAGATCCGGAAAATTTGGCGGGCGAGGTCTTTGACCTATTTATGAGGATGGCAAATGCGGTGTCCAAGATAAACGGCAGCCGTATTAAATTGCCCGAGATATCTAGATCGGACCCGGAGTCGCTATCATTCCTTGCCGCGGCGACACTTGGATTTGAAAATGAGCTGAAATATCGGCTTTTAGAGATGACCTCGACGGTGGAGCGTCTGGAAAGTATCCGCAAGACGCTGATCCAGTCCGTCAAACAGATCGAAGATCGAACTGACATCGTCGCCGCAGCGAAAACCAACGGTCACAGCAAGAAAAAGCTGGATATTTAA